The genomic segment CTCGGGCGGTCTGACGAGCCGGATTTTTTGAAGCTGATCGAAAAAGCGAATGAAGACTACCTTTATTGGGACCGGTTTAAACAGATCTGGAGCTTGCCGGACATTCCTGCCGAGGAAGCCTGGGCGTATCTGATTTTCATGCGTACGGTCAAGATGAAAAGCATTCCTTTGAAATCGCGCGAAGGAAAACCATTCTGGTATTGGGTGCCGGATTCGTTTCTGCGCGCGCTTCATCAGATGGACCAGAACGCAGCAGGCACCATCCTTGTAGAAGACCCCGAGGCGCATGCTGGGGCACGTGAGCAATTCGTTATCAGTTCTCTCATGGAAGAGGCCATCGCTTCGAGTCAGCTTGAGGGCGCTGCGACGACGCGCGACGTGGCCAAGGAAATGCTGAGAACGGGAAGAAAGCCCAAAAATACGGCCGAACGCATGATATTAAACAACTATGTCACCATGAAAGCGCTGAAAAAGTACATCAAAGAACCCCTTTCCCGAAAAATGATTCTCGAGATCCACACTCTTTTATCGAAAGACACCCATTCGGACAAGTCGATCGCGGGCCGCTTCCGGAGAAATGATGAGGAAGTCCGGGTCATCTGGAATGACGGCACGGTATTGCACGTGCCGCCGCCCGCAGATGAGCTCGAAGAAAGAATGGCGGCCCTTTGTGAATTTGCCAATACCGAGGATCATCATTTTATTCATCCGGCCATCAAGGGCATGATCCTTCATTTTTGGCTCGCTTACGACCATCCCTTCGCCGACGGTAACGGCCGCACAGCCCGGGCCTTATTTTACTGGTACATGCTCAAGAAACGTTACTGGCTCATGGAATACATGTCCATTTCCAGAGTCATTAAAACGGCGCCCGCGAAATACGCGAAAGCTTATCTCTATTCCGAAAGCGCGGGGGAAGACCTGACCTATTTTCTCAATTATCACCTTAACGTGATCGAACGCGCGATGGCGGAGTTCCAGGGGTATGTCCGGTATAAGGCGGAGGAAGCGCGTGAAGCAAAAGTGAAAATTTCGATGGTGGAAGATCTCAACAACCGCCAATCGCAGCTGCTCTATAAAATGCTGACTGAGCCGGAGGCGGCTATGACCATCCAGCGGCATAGGAATACTTTCGGAACGACGTATGAAACGGCGCGGACAGATCTTTTGTCTCTCGCCAAACGGGGATATCTCAGACAGCATCGAAAGGGAAAGCAATTTGTTTATACTGTTACCGATAAATTAAAACGAAAAGCCGGCCTGGAAAAATGATGGGTTCCTCAAAGGGGAAGAAAATGAATAATAAGCTCACGGTGGAACGGCGTTTTGCCGCGTCTCTTTTTTTGCTCTCTTTTTTTTACCTCGGACATCTCTTGTTCTCTTCCCGCCTGCTGGCGGAGACCGCCAAGGAGAATCAAACGGTTTGCGACGCGGCGCGTGACGCGTGCACGGAAGAATGCGAGCCGGTTTATGACTTCGGGGACGACGTGGGCGCCCAGTGCGAGGTTGCCTGCAGCCAGGGCGCGCATGTGTGCAGCGATCATTCGCTCGACTGCGGCCGGTTTCAGGAAGAATGCGAGGCCGGATGTCCGACGAGCGACGGCAGCGGCAACGATGAAGGCTACTGGTGCCAGCACGCCTGCGAAGGCGGAGCCCGCGCGTGCCAGGGGCAGTGAGGATCGAGAAGGGCGCGGCGGTGAAGATCGCCGAAAAAAGATGCGGACCGGATCGGGCGATTGTGATCGACAAGAAGACGGGCGAAATCTTTATGATGGGAATGCGAAGGATGAAGGTCAGGTCTTTTGCCGCGGTGCTTCTGATCGCGATGCAGGCCGCGCCGCTCGCAGGCTGCGGGGAAAAAGAGTTCAAGACCTTCGCGGAAATCGATCGGGAGAAGGAAGCGGCCCGGAATTATTCGAAGGGAAAGCTCGAACGTCTTGCGCGGAATGCTTCGGAGAAGCGGTACGAGAACATGAAGAAGTTCCGCGAGGTCGAAGCAAAGGTCCGGGACATTCCGCTCGAGAAGCAGTTTGATAAGCCCGCGTCGAAATTAAAAGATCAGATGCGATTTTATACCGACAAGGTCGCCGGATATAACATGCTTTACGACAGCTACATGTATTTCTATCTCCAAAAGGGCGGCGATTACGAGAAGATCAAATTACGGCGAGACGAGGATTAACATGAAAAAAAGCGTTCTGTGTTTCGTCTTTATGGCGGGAGGAGTTTTTTTCGCGGCGTCTTCGGCCCGGGCGGTGACCGTGAAGAATATATCGGACCAGCCTATAGCGGTCGAGCGCTACGGCGAAACCGTCACGATCCCGCCGCAGGGATACGAATTTGTTTCGGACGCCGCGGCCAACGAGCCCGGGTTCCGGCAGATGATCCGGTCCAAGCAGCTCATGATCGTGAGAGACCCGGCGAAACAGATCCAGCCCAAGCTCACGGAAGCCTACTGCCGGTCGGACGATTATCCGGACGATGCGCTTTACTGCTGGATGGATCTTGCCGAGCAGGA from the Verrucomicrobiia bacterium genome contains:
- a CDS encoding Fic family protein, whose protein sequence is MIKPEPAPPTEKIFNDPSLFHKLLGRSDEPDFLKLIEKANEDYLYWDRFKQIWSLPDIPAEEAWAYLIFMRTVKMKSIPLKSREGKPFWYWVPDSFLRALHQMDQNAAGTILVEDPEAHAGAREQFVISSLMEEAIASSQLEGAATTRDVAKEMLRTGRKPKNTAERMILNNYVTMKALKKYIKEPLSRKMILEIHTLLSKDTHSDKSIAGRFRRNDEEVRVIWNDGTVLHVPPPADELEERMAALCEFANTEDHHFIHPAIKGMILHFWLAYDHPFADGNGRTARALFYWYMLKKRYWLMEYMSISRVIKTAPAKYAKAYLYSESAGEDLTYFLNYHLNVIERAMAEFQGYVRYKAEEAREAKVKISMVEDLNNRQSQLLYKMLTEPEAAMTIQRHRNTFGTTYETARTDLLSLAKRGYLRQHRKGKQFVYTVTDKLKRKAGLEK